From Kineosporia succinea, the proteins below share one genomic window:
- a CDS encoding aspartate aminotransferase family protein has translation MSDLDGTHDARRTYELDRAHVFHSWSAQGALDPMVITKAEGPYVWDGDGQRLLDFTSQLVYTNLGHQHPRIVAAIQEQAAALCTVAPAYANGARSEAARLIASHTPGDLNHVFFTNGGADANEHAVRMARLHTGRHKVLSTYRSYHGGTHLAVNLTGDPRRWANDNASSGTVHFFGPFLYRSAFHATTEQEESQRALAHLEQVITLEGPSTVAAIILESIPGTAGIMVPPPGYLAGVRELCDRFGIVLIADEVMSGFGRAGKWFAIEHFGVTPDLLTFAKGVNSGYVPLGGVAISDAIHETFTERVYPGGLTYSGHPLACAAAVATIRTMEDEGTVARAARLGEDVFGPGLRELADRHEWIGEVRGTGAFWALELVADRTTREPLAPYGGSSPATAALLRACRAQGLLPFANYNRVHVVPPLNLTDEQAHEGLAALDAALTSARAAV, from the coding sequence ATGTCCGATCTCGACGGCACCCACGACGCCCGGCGCACCTACGAGCTCGACCGCGCCCACGTGTTCCACTCCTGGTCGGCGCAGGGCGCGCTCGACCCGATGGTGATCACCAAGGCCGAGGGCCCCTACGTCTGGGACGGTGACGGGCAGAGGCTGCTCGACTTCACCTCGCAGCTGGTCTACACGAACCTGGGCCACCAGCACCCGCGCATCGTGGCGGCGATCCAGGAGCAGGCCGCGGCGCTGTGCACGGTCGCCCCGGCCTACGCGAACGGCGCCCGGTCGGAGGCGGCGCGGCTCATCGCCTCGCACACCCCGGGCGACCTGAACCACGTCTTCTTCACCAACGGCGGGGCGGACGCGAACGAGCACGCGGTGCGGATGGCCCGGCTGCACACCGGCCGGCACAAGGTGCTCTCGACCTACCGCTCCTACCACGGCGGTACGCACCTGGCCGTGAACCTGACGGGCGACCCGCGCCGGTGGGCCAACGACAACGCCTCGTCCGGCACGGTGCACTTCTTCGGGCCCTTCCTGTACCGCAGCGCCTTTCACGCGACCACCGAGCAGGAGGAGTCCCAGCGGGCGCTGGCCCACCTCGAGCAGGTGATCACGCTGGAGGGACCCTCGACCGTGGCCGCGATCATCCTGGAGTCGATCCCGGGCACGGCCGGGATCATGGTGCCGCCGCCCGGCTACCTGGCCGGGGTGCGTGAGCTGTGCGACCGGTTCGGCATCGTGCTCATCGCCGACGAGGTGATGTCCGGCTTCGGCCGGGCCGGGAAGTGGTTCGCGATCGAGCATTTCGGGGTGACGCCCGACCTCCTGACCTTCGCCAAGGGCGTCAACTCCGGGTACGTGCCGTTGGGTGGCGTGGCCATCAGTGACGCGATCCACGAGACCTTCACCGAGCGCGTCTATCCCGGCGGCCTGACCTACTCCGGGCATCCGCTGGCGTGCGCGGCGGCGGTGGCGACGATCCGCACGATGGAGGACGAGGGAACGGTCGCCCGTGCGGCCCGGCTGGGTGAGGACGTGTTCGGCCCCGGCCTGCGGGAGCTGGCGGACCGGCACGAGTGGATCGGCGAAGTGCGGGGCACCGGGGCGTTCTGGGCGCTGGAGCTGGTGGCCGACCGCACGACCCGGGAACCCCTGGCCCCGTACGGCGGCAGCAGCCCGGCGACGGCGGCCCTGCTCCGGGCCTGCCGGGCCCAGGGCCTCCTTCCGTTCGCGAACTACAACCGCGTGCACGTCGTCCCTCCGCTCAACCTCACCGACGAGCAGGCCCACGAAGGGCTGGCGGCGCTCGACGCGGCGCTGACCTCGGCCCGGGCGGCGGTGTAG
- a CDS encoding amidohydrolase — translation MTDPHADLVFTGGPVHCLDAARSQSSALAVRDGRIVALGVGATAAVGPKTEIVDLAGRALLPGFQDAHVHAVFGGLELGQCDLSGTTDLGEYRRLIKVYADAHPQVEWILGGGWSMESFPGGVPTAELLDDVTGGRPAFFFNRDHHGAWVNSAALRRAGIDRGTPDPAHGVINRDADGHPVGALQEGAVSLVADIAPKATAADRLTGLLRAQELLHSLGITAWQDAMLSATNGYPDVTDAYCTAAERDLLTADVVGALWWDRDRGAEQIPELTARRDLLRIGRLDASTVKIMQDGVAENFTAGMTVPYRDSCGHATANRGLSFVDPLKLREYVTALDALDFQVHFHALGDRAVREALDAIAAARAANGFRDTRPHLAHLQVVHPSDVARFAQLGATANLQALWAAHEPQMDELTIPFLGGGLAGHQYPFGDLHRAGARLAAGSDWPVSSPNPLLGIHTAVNRRTLGSTAPAFRPGQSIDAHTAFAAYTSGSAYVNRRDDTGTLAVGHRADLVVLDRDPFAVAVDEIGRCTVDLTFVDGRVVFSR, via the coding sequence ATGACCGACCCGCACGCCGATCTCGTGTTCACCGGTGGCCCTGTTCACTGCCTCGACGCCGCCCGCTCGCAGTCCTCGGCGCTGGCGGTGAGGGACGGCCGGATCGTCGCCCTCGGGGTGGGGGCCACCGCCGCGGTGGGCCCCAAGACCGAGATCGTCGACCTGGCCGGGCGGGCGCTGCTGCCCGGTTTCCAGGACGCGCACGTCCACGCCGTGTTCGGCGGCCTCGAGCTCGGGCAGTGCGACCTGTCGGGCACCACCGACCTGGGGGAGTACCGGCGGCTGATCAAGGTTTACGCGGACGCCCATCCGCAGGTGGAGTGGATTCTCGGCGGCGGCTGGTCGATGGAGAGCTTCCCGGGCGGCGTGCCCACCGCGGAGCTGCTCGACGACGTCACCGGTGGGCGTCCCGCGTTCTTCTTCAACCGCGACCACCACGGTGCCTGGGTGAACAGTGCCGCCCTGCGCCGGGCCGGGATCGACCGCGGCACGCCGGATCCGGCGCACGGGGTGATCAACCGGGATGCGGACGGCCACCCGGTCGGTGCGCTGCAGGAGGGGGCGGTGTCGCTGGTCGCGGACATCGCCCCGAAGGCCACCGCCGCCGACCGCCTCACCGGGCTGCTGCGGGCCCAGGAACTGCTGCACTCGCTCGGGATCACGGCCTGGCAGGACGCCATGCTCTCGGCCACCAACGGCTACCCCGACGTGACCGACGCCTACTGCACCGCCGCCGAAAGAGATCTCCTGACCGCCGATGTCGTCGGCGCGCTGTGGTGGGACCGCGACCGGGGCGCCGAGCAGATCCCCGAACTGACCGCCCGGCGCGACCTTTTGAGGATCGGCCGCCTCGACGCGTCCACCGTCAAGATCATGCAGGACGGGGTCGCCGAGAACTTCACCGCGGGAATGACCGTGCCTTACCGGGACTCCTGCGGGCACGCGACCGCCAACCGTGGACTGAGCTTCGTCGACCCGCTGAAGCTGCGGGAGTACGTCACGGCGCTGGACGCCCTCGACTTCCAGGTGCACTTCCACGCCCTCGGCGACCGGGCCGTGCGTGAGGCCCTCGACGCGATCGCCGCCGCCCGTGCCGCCAACGGATTCCGCGACACCCGGCCCCATCTCGCCCACCTGCAGGTCGTGCACCCCTCGGACGTGGCCCGATTCGCGCAACTCGGCGCGACGGCGAACCTGCAGGCGCTCTGGGCCGCGCACGAACCGCAGATGGACGAGCTGACCATCCCGTTCCTGGGTGGCGGCCTGGCCGGGCACCAGTACCCGTTCGGCGACCTGCACCGTGCCGGTGCGCGGCTGGCGGCGGGCAGCGACTGGCCGGTCAGCAGCCCGAACCCGTTGCTGGGCATCCACACCGCGGTCAACCGGCGCACGCTCGGCAGCACCGCGCCGGCGTTCCGGCCCGGCCAGAGCATCGACGCGCACACGGCTTTCGCGGCCTACACCTCGGGCAGCGCCTACGTGAACCGGCGCGACGACACCGGCACCCTGGCCGTGGGGCACCGCGCCGACCTGGTCGTGCTCGACCGTGACCCGTTCGCCGTTGCGGTGGACGAGATCGGTCGGTGCACGGTTGATCTCACGTTCGTGGACGGCCGGGTCGTGTTCAGCCGCTAG